One window from the genome of Garra rufa chromosome 1, GarRuf1.0, whole genome shotgun sequence encodes:
- the nfil3-6 gene encoding nuclear factor, interleukin 3 regulated, member 6 translates to MFEESSQEMRALNPTAPSSTMSFTDEAVSILTSSSLLARSLLGRTSALKRRDAESPNITSARRKREFIPHEKKDDGYWDKRKKNNEAAKRSREKRRVNDMVLENRVLALLEENARLRAELLALKFRFGLIKDPSNASILPLTTGTCIPQPSAPHYYLPRGDGTHQAGPMLSNHSQSGPQSGRSIRDTSSMSEDSGFSTPGGSSVGSPVFFEEHGKLSPHQADEQVYESHHSPPDVLAMGHATVPSNRMESMDGMKSLPHKLRFKSPGGGDCDSFGDRQSPVLPAVAPRVHNLSGTTDGTGYWTPQDGEDARKVMPPQQQQQYRNYSHNVNPNESQYQAENSMLKSQLSSLGEEVAQLKKLFSEQLLTKTN, encoded by the coding sequence ATGTTTGAAGAGTCATCTCAGGAGATGAGGGCGTTAAATCCGACTGCTCCCAGTAGCACAATGTCTTTCACCGACGAAGCTGTGTCTATCCTGACGTCAAGCAGTTTGCTTGCACGCTCGCTACTAGGCCGAACGTCGGCGCTTAAACGCAGAGACGCAGAATCACCTAACATCACTTCTGCGAGGCGTAAGCGAGAGTTTATTCCCCACGAGAAGAAAGATGATGGCTACTGGGACAAGCGCAAGAAAAACAACGAAGCTGCAAAGCGCTCTCGTGAGAAGCGGCGTGTAAATGACATGGTGTTGGAAAACCGCGTGCTGGCGTTGCTCGAGGAAAACGCCAGGTTAAGAGCGGAACTTCTCGCACTGAAATTTCGCTTCGGCCTCATTAAAGATCCTTCAAACGCTTCCATACTTCCGCTCACAACAGGAACCTGCATCCCACAACCTTCAGCACCACATTACTACCTTCCACGTGGGGATGGCACTCACCAAGCTGGTCCGATGTTGTCAAATCACTCCCAAAGTGGGCCGCAATCGGGACGAAGTATCAGAGATACCAGCAGTATGTCAGAAGACTCAGGTTTCTCCACACCCGGTGGATCCAGCGTTGGCAGTCCCGTCTTCTTTGAGGAGCATGGAAAGTTGTCTCCACACCAAGCAGATGAACAAGTTTATGAGTCCCATCATTCCCCACCTGATGTTTTAGCAATGGGACATGCTACAGTGCCATCCAACCGGATGGAGTCAATGGACGGTATGAAGAGTCTTCCACACAAGCTGAGGTTCAAGTCTCCGGGAGGTGGCGATTGCGACAGTTTTGGAGACCGGCAAAGTCCTGTGCTTCCCGCGGTGGCCCCTAGGGTTCACAACCTTTCGGGTACAACCGACGGAACGGGTTACTGGACGCCGCAAGATGGAGAAGACGCCCGAAAAGTCATGCcaccacagcagcagcagcagtacaGGAATTACAGCCACAACGTGAACCCAAACGAATCTCAATACCAAGCCGAGAACAGCATGCTCAAATCTCAGCTCAGCTCTCTCGGCGAGGAAGTGGCCCAGCTCAAAAAGCTCTTCTCCGAGCAGCTGCTCACCAAAACGAATTAG
- the nfil3-2 gene encoding nuclear factor, interleukin 3 regulated, member 2 → MESLSLQISTNSSADKSLKNTESFLEYSDILHSPQSNIRQSRLPKPKPNMSCRRKREFISDENKDASYWEKRRKNNEAAKRSREKRRFNDMILENRVMALNDENVRLKTELLQLKLRFGLISTASYMEKSHQIGGSVNGSSGGDSSSSSTSSRYYPNGYSSVSQMMMNSDSSETEQSVRGDGHVKLAKYSPRGSLSDMSDGSSRDSPEPLVYDIKQEGMGLDMDIVNSTATQIMLNIHSRLPAVLHQHNFESGYSTNQQKQRRQETIANSVVPQSAQRSVILYRSSNASYPVENQEMIPKEQQSTEGPTRSPKSLAERRTSDSPSYDGEETESQAYIAQRQTSRVDAAAPDLLMRPEEGDETPMYHSSNGTLENDEPPVLTYEGSLRQEYYEAHSGKDTSSSDGDPRSSDKEGSTDDESPSSSCSDTGSYHPHIFTTQSSFSPSQCKDGQAEIKGTALPHKLRLKHRAQSDGRASSQDSPTTPPANFLPLPQHPYLALFQPGSQTSPGFSKQDTSVGSVECGKKESSVRNSCKKRHD, encoded by the coding sequence ATGGAAAGTTTGAGCTTACAAATTTCAACAAATTCCAGTGCAGACAAATCCTTAAAGAACACAGAAAGCTTTCTGGAGTACAGTGATATTCTCCATTCACCTCAAAGCAACATTCGCCAGAGCCGCCTTCCCAAACCAAAGCCAAACATGAGCTGTCGACGCAAGCGTGAATTCATCTCAGATGAGAATAAGGATGCATCCTACTGGGAAAAGCGACGCAAGAACAACGAGGCAGCCAAGCGTTCCCGGGAGAAACGGCGCTTTAATGACATGATCCTAGAAAACAGAGTAATGGCACTGAACGATGAGAATGTGCGCCTGAAAACTGAACTTTTACAGCTTAAGCTCAGGTTTGGTCTAATAAGTACAGCCTCCTACATGGAAAAGAGTCATCAGATTGGTGGATCAGTCAATGGAAGTTCTGGGGGAGACTCCTCATCTTCCTCTACCAGCAGTCGCTACTACCCTAATGGTTACTCCAGTGTTTCTCAGATGATGATGAACTCTGATTCTTCTGAAACGGAGCAGTCTGTTCGAGGGGACGGGCATGTGAAATTGGCAAAGTACTCCCCACGAGGTTCCCTCTCTGATATGTCTGATGGCTCCTCTCGGGATAGCCCTGAGCCACTGGTCTATGACATCAAGCAGGAAGGTATGGGTCTAGATATGGACATTGTCAATAGCACTGCCACGCAAATCATGTTGAACATTCATTCTAGACTTCCTGCAGTACTTCACCAGCACAATTTTGAGTCAGGTTATTCAACCAACCAACAAAAGCAACGACGCCAAGAGACCATTGCAAATTCAGTCGTCCCACAATCTGCTCAAAGAAGTGTCATCCTATACCGTTCAAGCAATGCCTCTTATCCTGTGGAAAATCAGGAAATGATTCCTAAAGAACAGCAGTCTACAGAGGGACCAACCAGAAGCCCCAAAAGCTTGGCAGAGAGAAGGACTTCAGACTCTCCTTCTTATGATGGGGAAGAAACCGAAAGTCAAGCTTACATTGCTCAGCGACAGACCTCAAGGGTTGATGCTGCTGCCCCAGATCTTCTAATGAGACCAGAGGAGGGAGATGAAACACCGATGTACCACAGTTCTAATGGCACCCTAGAGAATGACGAGCCACCAGTGCTGACCTACGAAGGAAGCTTGAGACAAGAGTACTACGAGGCTCATTCAGGAAAGGACACTTCCTCAAGTGACGGGGATCCCCGCAGCTCTGATAAAGAGGGCTCCACGGACGACGAGTCTCCCTCTTCTTCTTGCTCCGATACGGGCAGTTACCACCCTCACATATTCACAACCCAGAGCTCCTTCTCACCAAGCCAATGTAAAGACGGCCAAGCGGAAATCAAAGGCACTGCCCTACCCCACAAATTGAGACTCAAGCACAGAGCTCAGAGCGACGGCAGGGCATCATCTCAAGACTCGCCGACAACACCACCTGCTAACTTCTTGCCATTACCTCAGCATCCTTACCTGGCCTTGTTTCAACCTGGTAGCCAGACAAGTCCAGGGTTTTCCAAGCAGGACACCTCAGTTGGAAGTGTCGAATGCGGGAAGAAGGAATCCAGTGTGCGTAACAGTTGTAAAAAGAGACATGACTAA